The following coding sequences are from one Chroogloeocystis siderophila 5.2 s.c.1 window:
- a CDS encoding adenylate kinase: protein MKKVAVFGNAGGGKSTLSKRLSQMTGLPLYVLDKIQYPSGNTEVPQEEYQHIHAQILATDRWIIDGFGCTETLWLRLNEADSLVFVDLPLYVHFWWVTKRMLLGYFNPPEGWPQNSPILKSSLSSYRVLWLCHKYLNPKYREYIQQAQSIKSVYHIRSTAQISQFFELIGNRANHRNSASA from the coding sequence ATGAAAAAAGTAGCAGTATTTGGCAACGCTGGAGGCGGTAAATCAACTCTCAGCAAAAGACTATCACAAATGACTGGTTTACCACTTTACGTCTTAGACAAGATTCAATATCCATCAGGAAACACTGAGGTTCCGCAGGAAGAATATCAGCACATCCATGCGCAAATTTTGGCGACTGATCGATGGATTATTGACGGGTTTGGTTGCACAGAAACCCTCTGGCTACGACTAAATGAAGCTGATAGTCTAGTTTTTGTCGATCTACCGCTATATGTGCATTTTTGGTGGGTGACTAAACGAATGCTTCTAGGTTACTTTAACCCACCAGAAGGCTGGCCGCAAAACAGTCCAATATTGAAAAGTTCGCTGAGTAGTTACCGCGTGCTTTGGCTGTGTCACAAGTATTTGAACCCAAAATATCGCGAATATATCCAGCAGGCTCAAAGCATAAAGAGTGTTTATCACATTCGATCAACTGCACAGATCTCGCAATTTTTTGAATTGATTGGAAATCGGGCTAACCATAGAAATAGTGCATCAGCCTAA